One genomic region from Ovis canadensis isolate MfBH-ARS-UI-01 breed Bighorn chromosome 6, ARS-UI_OviCan_v2, whole genome shotgun sequence encodes:
- the HS3ST1 gene encoding heparan sulfate glucosamine 3-O-sulfotransferase 1, translating into MAPLLLGAVMLVAQLQLVPSRPAVVPGNEPGQPELVRKAATLQEEIPDGAAPNGSAQQLPQTIIIGVRKGGTRALLEMLSLHPDVAAAENEVHFFDWEEHYSQGLGWYLSQMPFSAPHQLTVEKTPAYFTSPKVPERVHGMNPAIRLLLILRDPSERVLSDYTQVFYNHVQKRKPYPSIEEFLVRDGRLNVDYKALNRSLYHLHMENWLRFFPLRRIHIVDGDRLIRDPFPEIQKVERFLRLSPQINASNFYFNKTKGFYCLRDGGRDRCLHESKGRAHPQVDPRLLNKLHEYFHEPNKKFFELVGRTFDWH; encoded by the coding sequence ATGGCCCCGCTGCTCCTGGGCGCGGTGATGCTGGTGGCCCAGCTCCAGCTAGTGCCTTCCCGCCCCGCGGTGGTGCCAGGGAACGAGCCAGGCCAGCCGGAGCTGGTGCGGAAAGCGGCGACCCTCCAGGAGGAGATCCCCGACGGCGCAGCCCCCAATGGCTCCGCCCAGCAGCTGCCGCAGACCATCATCATCGGTGTGCGCAAGGGCGGTACCCGCGCGCTGTTGGAGATGCTCAGCCTGCATCCAGACGTGGCGGCTGCCGAGAACGAGGTGCATTTCTTCGACTGGGAGGAGCACTACAGCCAAGGCCTGGGCTGGTACCTCAGCCAGATGCCCTTCTCCGCCCCACACCAGCTAACGGTGGAAAAGACCCCCGCGTACTTCACGTCGCCCAAAGTGCCTGAGCGCGTGCACGGCATGAACCCGGCCATCCGGCTGCTGCTTATCCTGCGGGACCCATCGGAGCGCGTGCTATCCGACTACACCCAAGTGTTCTACAACCACGTGCAGAAGCGCAAGCCCTACCCGTCCATCGAGGAGTTCCTGGTGCGCGACGGCCGCCTCAACGTGGACTACAAGGCTCTCAACCGCAGCCTGTACCACCTGCACATGGAAAACTGGCTGCGTTTCTTCCCGCTGCGCCGCATCCACATCGTGGACGGCGACCGCCTCATCAGGGACCCCTTCCCCGAGATCCAGAAGGTGGAGCGGTTCCTGAGGCTGTCGCCGCAGATCAACGCCTCCAATTTCTACTTTAACAAAACCAAGGGGTTCTACTGCCTGAGGGACGGCGGCCGGGACCGCTGCTTACACGAGTCCAAAGGCCGGGCGCACCCCCAAGTGGACCCCAGACTCCTCAATAAACTGCACGAATATTTTCATGAGCCAAATAAGAAATTCTTTGAGCTTGTCGGCAGAACATTTGActggcactga